A stretch of the Xiphias gladius isolate SHS-SW01 ecotype Sanya breed wild chromosome 21, ASM1685928v1, whole genome shotgun sequence genome encodes the following:
- the LOC120806925 gene encoding odorant receptor 131-2-like isoform X1 → MSSPHGLRILGITCKILNAFTATSNNNTLIFIFQLDPRIKSLSFQEMNVSSANVTVVIEYRDSLTKAVTKNVIVVVLSISINYINAGLIHTFCKHQVFYTNPRYILFFHLVVNDMIQVTLTVILFVISYTIYKLNVSVCCTFIMLALFTTENTPLNLACMAVECYIAVCVPLRHMQICTVKRTLLLIGLIWATSMLSVLPDLFITLATEPLDFFHSRVFCLRQTVFPNPHIIKKRDITYTVFLVIVWLVIFYTYLRILFTAKTAIKDAKKARNTILLHGFQLLLCMATYAAPPLLSVLQQWFPKNYTDSLFATYIIVQVLPRSISPIIYGIRDKMFRRYLKRYLVCKVSTS, encoded by the exons atgagtTCACCTCATGGTCTTCGGATCCTGGGTATTACCTGcaagattttgaatgcattcACTGCAACTTCAAATAACAATACACTGATTTTTATCTTTCAACTCGATCCTCGGATCAAGAGCCTGAg CTTTCAGGAGATGAACGTTTCATCTGCCAATGTGACCGTGGTTATAGAGTATCGAGACTCCCTCACTAAAGCTGTGACCAAGAATGTGATTGTTGTGGTTCTCAGCATCTCCATCAACTACATCAATGCAGGCCTCATTCACACCTTCTGCAAGCACCAG GTCTTCTACACGAATCCTCGgtatattctgttttttcaccTGGTGGTCAACGACATGATTCAAGTGACGCTGACCGTCATCCTGTTTGTCATCAGCTACACCATCTACAAACTCAATGTCTCCGTCTGCTGCACCTTCATCATGCTTGCTCTGTTCACCACTGAAAACACCCCTCTGAACCTGGCCTGCATGGCGGTGGAGTGCTACATCGCCGTCTGCGTCCCCCTTCGCCACATGCAGATCTGCACCGTCAAGAGGACTTTACTGCTGATTGGTTTGATCTGGGCAACAAGCATGTTGTCTGTTCTTCCTGATCTCTTCATCACCTTGGCCACGGAGCCACTGGACTTCTTCCATTCCCGAGTGTTCTGTCTCAGGCAGACTGTCTTCCCAAATCCCCACATTATCAAGAAGAGGGATATAACATATACAGTGTTTCTAGTTATAGTTTGGCTCGTtatcttttatacttacttaaGAATTCTGTTCACTGCAAAAACTGCTATCAAAGATGCTAAGAAAGCCAGAAACACAATTCTCCTCCATGggtttcagctgctgctttgtATGGCAACATATGCAGCCCCTCCGTTATTAAGTGTTCTGCAGCAATGGTTCCCTAAGAATTACACAGACTCCCTCTTTGCTACCTACATTATTGTACAGGTCCTGCCACGATCCATTAGTCCAATCATATACGGCATACGAGACAAAATGTTCAGGAGGTATCTGAAAAGGTATCTGGTGTGTAAGGTCAGCACATCCTAA
- the LOC120806925 gene encoding odorant receptor 131-2-like isoform X2, whose product MNVSSANVTVVIEYRDSLTKAVTKNVIVVVLSISINYINAGLIHTFCKHQVFYTNPRYILFFHLVVNDMIQVTLTVILFVISYTIYKLNVSVCCTFIMLALFTTENTPLNLACMAVECYIAVCVPLRHMQICTVKRTLLLIGLIWATSMLSVLPDLFITLATEPLDFFHSRVFCLRQTVFPNPHIIKKRDITYTVFLVIVWLVIFYTYLRILFTAKTAIKDAKKARNTILLHGFQLLLCMATYAAPPLLSVLQQWFPKNYTDSLFATYIIVQVLPRSISPIIYGIRDKMFRRYLKRYLVCKVSTS is encoded by the exons ATGAACGTTTCATCTGCCAATGTGACCGTGGTTATAGAGTATCGAGACTCCCTCACTAAAGCTGTGACCAAGAATGTGATTGTTGTGGTTCTCAGCATCTCCATCAACTACATCAATGCAGGCCTCATTCACACCTTCTGCAAGCACCAG GTCTTCTACACGAATCCTCGgtatattctgttttttcaccTGGTGGTCAACGACATGATTCAAGTGACGCTGACCGTCATCCTGTTTGTCATCAGCTACACCATCTACAAACTCAATGTCTCCGTCTGCTGCACCTTCATCATGCTTGCTCTGTTCACCACTGAAAACACCCCTCTGAACCTGGCCTGCATGGCGGTGGAGTGCTACATCGCCGTCTGCGTCCCCCTTCGCCACATGCAGATCTGCACCGTCAAGAGGACTTTACTGCTGATTGGTTTGATCTGGGCAACAAGCATGTTGTCTGTTCTTCCTGATCTCTTCATCACCTTGGCCACGGAGCCACTGGACTTCTTCCATTCCCGAGTGTTCTGTCTCAGGCAGACTGTCTTCCCAAATCCCCACATTATCAAGAAGAGGGATATAACATATACAGTGTTTCTAGTTATAGTTTGGCTCGTtatcttttatacttacttaaGAATTCTGTTCACTGCAAAAACTGCTATCAAAGATGCTAAGAAAGCCAGAAACACAATTCTCCTCCATGggtttcagctgctgctttgtATGGCAACATATGCAGCCCCTCCGTTATTAAGTGTTCTGCAGCAATGGTTCCCTAAGAATTACACAGACTCCCTCTTTGCTACCTACATTATTGTACAGGTCCTGCCACGATCCATTAGTCCAATCATATACGGCATACGAGACAAAATGTTCAGGAGGTATCTGAAAAGGTATCTGGTGTGTAAGGTCAGCACATCCTAA
- the LOC120807169 gene encoding odorant receptor 131-2-like: protein MNFTPGDSNITTAVNYWDTFNMAVGKNVAVVVLGITINYINATMVHTFNKHHFFKANPRYILFIHLVFNDMIQLTTSISLFIFSYAFNTVYVPVCILLILPAILTTQNTPLNLAFMAAECYVAVCIPLRYNYICTARRTYLVIGIIWATSSLSVLPDVFMLLATEPLQFLHSRVYCYRDAVFRSTYSLKKRDASHILFLVVVWLSLFYTYFRILLVAKAAHAEAKKARNTILLHGFQVLLCMMVYVQPMLHQLLTKLFPGDDRFIKFAIFTINQILPRFVSPIVYGLRDKTFRKFFKRYLCRSNNRPKTTTTIS, encoded by the exons ATGAATTTCACACCTGGGGACAGTAACATAACAACGGCTGTGAATTACTGGGACACATTTAACATGGCTGTTGGCAAGAATGTGGCCGTTGTTGTCCTCGGCATCACCATCAACTACATCAATGCTACAATGGTCCACACCTTCAACAAGCATCAT TTCTTCAAGGCCAACCCTCGCTACATCCTATTCATCCACTTGGTGTTCAACGACATGATCCAGCTGACAACCAgcatttctctcttcatcttctcctaCGCCTTCAACACCGTCTACGTCCCCGTCTGCATACTCCTCATCTTGCCGGCTATTCTCACCACACAAAACACCCCTCTGAACCTAGCTTTCATGGCAGCAGAGTGCTACGTCGCTGTCTGCATTCCCCTCCGCTATAACTACATATGTACAGCCAGAAGAACATATCTTGTGATTGGCATAATCTGGGCAACGAGTTCACTTTCTGTCCTGCCAGATGTCTTCATGCTCTTGGCCACTGAACCTCTGCAGTTCTTACATTCAAGAGTGTACTGCTATAGGGATGCTGTGTTTAGGAGCACCTACAGTCTAAAGAAGAGGGATGCATCCCACATACTGTTCCTGGTAGTGGTTTGGCTCAGTCTGTTCTACACTTACTTTAGAATTTTGTTAGTGGCCAAAGCTGCACATGCAGAGGCCAAAAAAGCAAGAAACACTATCCTCCTTCATGGTTTTCAGGTGCTGCTGTGTATGATGGTCTATGTGCAACCTATGTTACATCAATTGCTCACAAAGTTGTTCCCAGGAGATGATAGATTCATAAAATTTGCTATTTTTACTATAAACCAAATCCTCCCTCGCTTTGTTAGTCCTATTGTCTACGGGCTACGAGACAAGACCTTTAGGAAGTTCTTCAAAAGGTATCTGTGTCGATCAAACAACCGTCCAAAGACAACAACGACAATCTCATGA